A genome region from Pseudomonas sp. S06B 330 includes the following:
- a CDS encoding aldehyde dehydrogenase family protein produces the protein MREYSRLFIDGTWQVPCGQGMAEVIDPASETVTGRVPLGNEEDVNRAVAAARRAFSDWSRTPSSVRAGYIQALVAQLKVRAEEMASVITAELGMPVQWCRSVQVDGPIAGLEQYVELTGVMDEVREVGNSLVYREAVGVCAFINPWNYPLHQLIGKLAPALAAGCTVVVKPSQETPLHAFLLAEMIEAIGLPGGVFNLVSGPGSKVGEALARHPQVDMVSFTGSTGAGVRVAQAAAPTVKRVCLELGGKSPLLIGADADLDAAVRYGVQDVMINSGQTCTALTRMLLPASRYAEALEIAVDETRKLVMGDPQDPQSFLGPMCSAAQRRTVQDYIRIAQEEGARLLCGGDSAPGFERGFYVQPTLFADVDNRMRIAQEEIFGPVLCLIPYADEAQAIALANDSPFGLSSAVWAADRDRALQLGRQLRAGQCFVNGAAFNYQAPFGGYKQSGNGREWGEEGLAEFVEVKAVQL, from the coding sequence ATGCGTGAATATTCCCGATTGTTTATCGACGGCACCTGGCAGGTGCCGTGCGGGCAGGGCATGGCTGAGGTGATCGACCCTGCCAGCGAGACGGTCACCGGTCGCGTGCCACTGGGTAACGAAGAGGACGTCAACCGTGCCGTAGCGGCAGCGCGCCGGGCATTTTCCGACTGGTCGCGCACGCCGTCGAGCGTACGTGCAGGTTACATCCAGGCCCTGGTCGCGCAACTGAAGGTTCGTGCCGAGGAAATGGCCAGTGTTATCACCGCCGAACTAGGTATGCCGGTGCAGTGGTGTCGTAGCGTTCAGGTGGATGGGCCGATTGCCGGCCTTGAGCAATACGTTGAACTGACCGGCGTGATGGATGAAGTACGTGAGGTCGGTAATTCGCTGGTGTACCGCGAAGCCGTCGGTGTCTGCGCGTTCATCAACCCATGGAATTACCCGTTGCACCAGTTGATCGGCAAACTGGCCCCTGCCTTGGCAGCCGGCTGCACCGTGGTGGTCAAGCCAAGCCAGGAAACCCCGTTACACGCGTTCCTGCTGGCCGAGATGATCGAAGCCATCGGCTTGCCTGGCGGAGTGTTCAACCTGGTCAGCGGGCCCGGCTCGAAAGTGGGTGAGGCGCTGGCCCGGCATCCGCAAGTCGACATGGTGTCGTTCACCGGTTCAACCGGCGCCGGTGTACGCGTAGCTCAGGCTGCTGCGCCGACGGTGAAACGCGTGTGCCTGGAACTGGGCGGCAAGTCGCCGTTGCTGATTGGCGCTGATGCCGACCTCGACGCCGCCGTGCGTTATGGCGTGCAGGACGTCATGATCAACTCAGGGCAGACCTGCACCGCCTTGACCCGCATGTTGCTGCCTGCCAGCCGCTATGCCGAGGCGCTGGAGATCGCAGTGGATGAGACCCGCAAGCTGGTCATGGGCGATCCGCAAGACCCGCAGAGCTTCCTCGGGCCGATGTGTTCGGCGGCGCAGCGGCGCACGGTGCAGGATTACATCCGCATCGCCCAAGAGGAGGGCGCGCGTTTGCTCTGTGGCGGTGACAGTGCGCCGGGCTTTGAACGGGGCTTCTATGTACAGCCAACCCTGTTCGCCGATGTCGATAACCGCATGCGTATTGCCCAGGAGGAAATCTTCGGCCCGGTGCTGTGCCTGATCCCTTATGCCGATGAGGCCCAGGCGATTGCCCTGGCCAACGACTCTCCCTTTGGCTTGTCCAGCGCCGTCTGGGCCGCTGATCGCGACCGCGCCTTGCAGCTGGGGCGGCAACTGCGCGCCGGGCAGTGCTTCGTCAATGGCGCTGCCTTCAACTATCAGGCGCCATTCGGCGGTTACAAGCAGTCGGGTAATGGCCGAGAGTGGGGGGAGGAGGGCTTGGCCGAGTTTGTCGAGGTCAAGGCTGTCCAGCTTTGA